From a single Sphingosinicellaceae bacterium genomic region:
- a CDS encoding ribokinase, giving the protein MRLAAATVSVLGSINLDVVFRVARLPRRGETLSASSMMRNMGGKGANQAVAAARAGATVRMSGAVGDDIEGRMLVQMLQQEGIDCSEIRYVASAPTGTAYIAVDDLGENHIVVSAGANAVGEMEVVTEARVLLAQLETPLASVAAFLSNRRAGSVTVLNAAPFHGDAFALLTLADIVVLNEIELAGYCRERDPPRSPRHAAEMAVTILNGDDQRIVVTLGKAGSVTVDRQGVSFASAGVADVVDTTGAGDCFCGFLAAGMAAERTLATSIADAHRAAAISVGRSGAASSIPFFGELSAARWPVA; this is encoded by the coding sequence ATGAGGCTTGCTGCAGCGACCGTCTCCGTCCTGGGCAGCATCAATCTAGACGTAGTGTTTCGCGTAGCGCGATTGCCGCGCCGCGGCGAGACGCTCTCGGCATCGAGCATGATGCGGAACATGGGCGGGAAAGGTGCCAACCAGGCAGTCGCTGCAGCACGCGCCGGAGCGACGGTACGGATGTCCGGAGCGGTTGGCGATGATATCGAAGGCCGCATGCTGGTGCAAATGCTGCAGCAGGAGGGCATCGACTGCAGCGAAATCCGATATGTTGCCTCCGCTCCGACTGGCACCGCCTACATAGCCGTCGACGACCTCGGAGAGAACCACATCGTCGTTTCTGCCGGCGCGAACGCCGTTGGTGAAATGGAAGTGGTGACCGAAGCTCGCGTTCTCCTCGCTCAACTTGAGACGCCGCTCGCTTCCGTCGCGGCCTTTCTCTCTAATCGGCGAGCAGGCTCGGTCACCGTCCTGAATGCGGCGCCGTTCCACGGCGACGCGTTTGCCTTGCTCACACTCGCTGATATCGTCGTTCTGAACGAGATCGAACTTGCCGGGTACTGCCGCGAGCGGGACCCGCCACGATCGCCCCGGCACGCAGCCGAAATGGCCGTCACCATACTGAACGGGGACGATCAGCGTATCGTCGTCACTCTAGGCAAAGCGGGCTCGGTGACCGTCGATCGCCAAGGAGTGTCGTTCGCGTCAGCCGGCGTTGCGGACGTCGTCGATACGACAGGCGCCGGCGACTGCTTTTGTGGTTTTCTTGCCGCCGGTATGGCCGCCGAGAGGACGCTGGCTACATCGATCGCGGATGCACATCGAGCCGCTGCGATCTCGGTCGGGCGATCGGGTGCCGCATCGTCGATCCCGTTTTTCGGAGAGCTATCGGCGGCACGTTGGCCCGTTGCCTGA
- a CDS encoding gluconate 2-dehydrogenase subunit 3 family protein — MTPATSTALRTRLDSKPRTGVAVFDAGQFKALEAIAARLLPQGGRSAPIDHAREMHDRLASGSGDGWRFAKLPNDIEAHQRGLSAVDAAADAGYGRTFAQLSVSQQDDLLREIQFGRVSAPGWGELDPALWFTELLSLLVDIDYSHPAAQEEIGYLGMADARGWQDVGIGARAPHEPEPLAKETSSQS, encoded by the coding sequence ATGACGCCTGCGACCAGCACGGCGCTTCGCACACGGCTGGACTCTAAGCCGCGAACCGGTGTCGCAGTTTTCGACGCCGGCCAGTTCAAAGCTTTGGAAGCGATCGCGGCGCGGCTTCTGCCCCAAGGTGGACGCTCCGCACCGATCGACCATGCGCGCGAAATGCACGACCGGTTGGCTAGTGGCAGCGGCGACGGCTGGCGTTTTGCGAAGCTTCCGAACGACATCGAGGCGCATCAGCGCGGTCTTTCCGCCGTCGACGCGGCAGCGGACGCCGGTTACGGCAGGACATTCGCGCAATTGTCGGTATCCCAACAGGACGATCTACTTCGTGAGATCCAGTTCGGCCGCGTGAGTGCTCCCGGTTGGGGAGAGCTTGATCCGGCGCTGTGGTTCACGGAGCTGTTGTCGCTGCTCGTCGACATCGATTATTCGCATCCTGCCGCTCAGGAAGAAATCGGCTACCTCGGGATGGCTGACGCTCGCGGCTGGCAGGATGTCGGCATCGGCGCGCGAGCGCCGCACGAGCCCGAGCCCTTGGCGAAAGAAACATCATCCCAATCATGA
- a CDS encoding family 1 glycosylhydrolase, translating into MVKRKFGDGNYAGDEFGGARGGDGSGLPTGNASNFMFATGIECSNPTIDNGRTRRDQLLECGHYDRWRDDLRLTSELGIKVLRYGLPIHRVWLGPGKFEWEFADLVMAEIKRLGITPILDLCHFGVPDWIGNFQNPDFPMLFHGYCDAVAERYPWVRYYTPVNEIYVNARLSAKDGLWNEQRKDDRSFVNALKHCVAASILGNQAIAARRPDCVIVQSESAEYLHEARATVSDAVRLQNKQRFIALDLLYAFPFDAEVDHWMADNGLTREEYDWFMAGEPPGYQIMGNDYYGHNERILKPDGGMCPAEDVLGWYNITRAYHDRYKKPVMHTETNVFDAAAAPTWLWKQWMNVLKMRRDGVPVLGFTWYSLIDQIDWDTALGVKNGNVNPCGLYDLDRNPRPVAAAYRMLLEEFGQITIVPHGELFETTTMPAKLKVEV; encoded by the coding sequence ATGGTCAAGCGCAAGTTCGGTGACGGCAACTACGCCGGGGACGAGTTCGGCGGTGCGCGCGGTGGCGACGGCAGCGGCCTGCCTACGGGCAATGCTAGCAACTTCATGTTCGCAACGGGTATCGAATGCTCCAATCCTACCATCGACAATGGGCGCACGCGGCGCGACCAGTTGCTCGAATGCGGTCATTACGATCGCTGGCGTGACGACCTGCGCCTGACCTCCGAGCTCGGCATCAAGGTCTTGCGCTACGGCCTTCCGATCCACCGTGTCTGGCTGGGGCCGGGCAAGTTCGAATGGGAGTTCGCCGATCTTGTGATGGCCGAAATCAAGCGGCTGGGCATCACCCCGATACTCGATCTCTGCCATTTCGGAGTTCCGGACTGGATCGGCAATTTCCAGAACCCCGACTTCCCCATGCTTTTCCACGGTTATTGCGATGCCGTTGCGGAACGCTATCCATGGGTGCGCTATTACACGCCGGTCAATGAAATCTACGTCAATGCGCGCCTGTCGGCGAAAGACGGGTTGTGGAACGAGCAGCGCAAGGATGATCGAAGCTTTGTCAATGCACTCAAACATTGCGTTGCCGCCAGCATTCTTGGCAATCAGGCGATTGCGGCGCGCCGTCCGGACTGCGTCATCGTGCAGTCGGAAAGCGCCGAGTATCTGCATGAGGCGCGGGCGACGGTTTCCGACGCGGTGCGGCTGCAGAACAAGCAGCGCTTCATCGCGCTCGACCTGCTCTACGCTTTTCCGTTCGACGCCGAGGTCGACCACTGGATGGCAGACAACGGGCTGACGCGCGAGGAATACGACTGGTTCATGGCCGGCGAGCCGCCGGGGTATCAGATCATGGGCAACGATTATTACGGGCACAACGAACGCATTCTGAAGCCCGACGGCGGGATGTGCCCAGCCGAAGATGTGCTCGGCTGGTACAACATCACACGCGCCTATCACGATCGCTACAAAAAACCCGTTATGCACACCGAGACGAACGTCTTCGACGCTGCCGCCGCGCCGACTTGGCTGTGGAAGCAGTGGATGAATGTCCTGAAGATGCGCCGCGACGGAGTGCCGGTACTCGGTTTCACTTGGTACAGTCTAATCGACCAGATCGACTGGGATACGGCGCTTGGCGTCAAGAACGGCAACGTCAACCCATGCGGCCTCTACGATCTCGACCGCAATCCACGCCCGGTTGCAGCTGCCTATCGTATGCTGCTCGAGGAGTTCGGGCAGATTACGATCGTACCGCATGGCGAGTTGTTCGAAACGACGACGATGCCGGCCAAGCTCAAGGTTGAGGTCTGA
- a CDS encoding transposase, with product MGQVTVYSGVERRRQWSDEQKRALIDAAFAPDAIVAEVARAADVRPSQIYRWRRDLYGAGHAGAGFAPVVVSADPRDVAPASSPPPAMLVEIGGSVVRIAADAPAKLVTAVLRSLAR from the coding sequence ATGGGCCAGGTCACGGTATATTCGGGTGTCGAGCGTCGTCGCCAGTGGAGCGACGAGCAGAAGCGGGCCTTGATCGATGCGGCGTTTGCGCCCGACGCGATTGTCGCTGAGGTGGCGCGGGCCGCGGATGTCCGACCGAGCCAGATCTATCGGTGGCGTCGCGACCTGTACGGCGCTGGCCACGCGGGCGCGGGCTTTGCGCCGGTCGTTGTCAGCGCCGACCCCCGCGATGTCGCGCCAGCATCATCACCGCCGCCGGCGATGCTGGTCGAGATCGGTGGCTCGGTCGTGCGGATCGCGGCGGACGCGCCGGCAAAGCTGGTAACGGCGGTGTTGCGGTCGCTGGCGCGGTGA
- a CDS encoding GGDEF domain-containing protein: MTLNGARDQNRMSASLSSSFLTAAMRTRKMQAYFDPGSEPDGVYVELVSALFLVLWPTLIMAMIFITVAAVSYRTSTGLIAVLAASVGVTGAAASAVKMLLLYAFRDRRSERALTVAQARQWERGYAYCTWVFSIAVGGLAAVNFSRPSAVSQSLAAALMFGYCAGVIVRGLVRPRMCTVSLLLAAVPVVAAAVLNGRSGDYLVAAIYAVFLLGSVESVWSGYRVAAGQITQRDDMATVARHDVLTGLANRLGLRESFDRIMKFNDHDDVRLAVHCLDLDHFKPVNDRFGHPAGDDLLRQVAERVRSVIGPGDVAARTGGDEFVVAQRAARSHHEVRLYSQRLCSVICAPYTAKGHVIHVGVSAGFAVAGPSNVTLDGLIAIADEALLLAKREDRRGAAVAGVIEDPT; encoded by the coding sequence ATGACGTTGAATGGGGCGCGTGACCAAAATCGTATGTCTGCGAGCCTCTCTTCATCCTTTTTAACCGCCGCCATGCGAACACGAAAAATGCAAGCTTACTTTGATCCCGGCTCCGAGCCGGACGGCGTATACGTCGAGCTGGTGTCCGCCCTCTTTCTCGTGCTCTGGCCAACGCTCATCATGGCAATGATCTTCATCACTGTGGCGGCGGTCTCCTACCGTACCTCGACGGGCCTGATCGCCGTCTTGGCGGCAAGCGTCGGCGTGACCGGCGCCGCAGCGTCGGCGGTCAAAATGCTCTTATTATACGCCTTTCGGGACCGACGGTCGGAGCGGGCCCTTACGGTTGCGCAGGCGAGGCAGTGGGAGCGCGGCTACGCTTATTGCACGTGGGTCTTCTCAATTGCGGTTGGCGGTCTCGCGGCGGTGAACTTCAGCCGCCCATCAGCGGTGTCTCAGTCTCTCGCAGCCGCCCTGATGTTCGGCTACTGCGCTGGCGTGATCGTTCGCGGATTGGTGCGACCCCGAATGTGCACGGTATCGCTGCTGCTTGCCGCGGTGCCTGTCGTGGCCGCGGCGGTGCTGAACGGCCGTTCCGGAGATTATCTTGTGGCCGCGATCTATGCCGTGTTCCTACTGGGCAGCGTTGAGAGCGTGTGGAGCGGTTATAGAGTCGCGGCGGGTCAGATTACCCAGCGCGATGATATGGCGACCGTGGCGCGGCACGATGTCCTGACCGGGCTCGCGAACCGCCTCGGGCTTCGCGAGAGTTTCGATCGGATCATGAAGTTCAACGACCACGACGACGTGAGGCTTGCCGTCCACTGTCTCGATCTCGACCATTTCAAGCCGGTCAATGACCGTTTTGGTCACCCTGCCGGCGACGACCTGCTGCGCCAAGTGGCGGAACGGGTGCGCTCGGTCATCGGGCCAGGCGATGTCGCCGCCCGCACCGGCGGCGATGAGTTCGTCGTCGCGCAACGCGCGGCGCGCAGTCATCACGAGGTACGACTTTACTCGCAGCGGTTGTGCAGCGTCATCTGCGCTCCCTATACCGCCAAGGGACACGTCATCCACGTCGGTGTTAGCGCCGGCTTCGCAGTCGCTGGCCCGAGTAATGTGACGTTGGATGGACTGATCGCGATCGCGGACGAAGCGCTGCTGCTGGCAAAACGTGAAGATCGTCGCGGGGCGGCTGTGGCGGGGGTGATCGAAGATCCGACTTGA
- a CDS encoding IS66 family transposase: MEALSPADIIALRQALDEARSDAAVARADAANARAINSDLEARIALQALQIAMLKRDRFGQRSERSRRLIDQMELVFEEAEATAAADEAAAARAAAKTTTVTAFVRALPSRQPLPAHLPRERVVIPSPTCCAGCGSDRLSKLGEDVTETLEVIPRRWKVIQTVRERFACRACERVSQPPAPFHVTPRGLFGASMLAMLLFEKFGQHQPLNRQRDRYAHEGVDLSLSTLADQVGACTAALKPLHRLIEAHVLAAERLHGDDTTVPVLAKVKTDIGRIWTYIRDDRPFGGPAPPAALFHYSRDRRGEHPRDHLAHYNGILQADAYAGYNELFKPGRSAGQVTRALCWAHARRKFFVLADVATQVKRKPDIAPVISPLALEAVARIDRIFDIERAICGKTAEGRLAVRQELVTPIVTELEHWLRQQRATLARHNPVAVAINYMLKDWPAFTRFLADGRICLTNNAAERALRGVALGRKSWLFAGSDRGGQRAAFMYSLIVTAKLNDIDPQAWLADVLARIADLPQQRLAELLPWNWRPDTSDVPLAQAA; the protein is encoded by the coding sequence ATGGAAGCGTTGTCTCCCGCCGATATTATTGCGCTCCGACAGGCGCTTGACGAGGCACGAAGCGATGCCGCCGTCGCCCGGGCCGACGCCGCCAACGCTCGCGCGATCAACTCCGACCTTGAGGCCCGCATCGCCCTTCAGGCGCTCCAGATCGCGATGCTCAAGCGCGACCGGTTCGGCCAGCGTTCGGAGCGCAGCCGGCGATTGATCGACCAGATGGAGCTGGTGTTCGAGGAGGCCGAGGCGACCGCCGCTGCCGACGAAGCCGCCGCCGCACGTGCTGCCGCGAAGACCACGACCGTCACCGCGTTCGTCCGCGCCCTACCGTCGCGGCAACCGCTGCCCGCGCACCTGCCGCGCGAGCGTGTCGTGATCCCGAGCCCGACCTGCTGCGCCGGCTGCGGCTCGGACCGCCTGTCGAAGCTCGGCGAGGATGTCACCGAGACCCTTGAGGTGATCCCGCGCCGGTGGAAGGTCATCCAGACGGTGCGCGAGCGCTTCGCCTGCCGGGCCTGCGAGCGCGTCAGCCAGCCGCCGGCACCGTTCCACGTCACCCCGCGGGGGCTGTTCGGCGCAAGTATGCTGGCGATGCTGTTGTTCGAGAAGTTCGGGCAGCACCAGCCGTTAAACCGGCAACGCGACCGTTATGCGCATGAAGGTGTCGATCTCAGCCTGTCGACGCTGGCCGACCAGGTCGGCGCCTGCACCGCCGCGCTTAAACCACTGCATCGGTTGATCGAGGCCCACGTCCTCGCCGCCGAGCGCCTGCACGGCGACGATACCACGGTGCCCGTGCTGGCCAAGGTCAAGACCGACATCGGTCGCATCTGGACCTATATCCGCGATGACCGGCCATTCGGTGGCCCAGCCCCTCCAGCAGCGCTGTTCCACTACTCGCGCGACCGGCGCGGTGAGCATCCGCGTGATCATCTGGCCCACTATAACGGCATCCTGCAGGCCGACGCCTATGCCGGGTACAACGAGCTGTTCAAGCCGGGGCGCTCAGCCGGGCAGGTCACCCGCGCGCTGTGCTGGGCACACGCACGGCGCAAGTTCTTCGTTCTCGCCGACGTCGCCACCCAGGTGAAGCGCAAGCCCGACATTGCCCCGGTGATCTCGCCATTGGCGCTCGAGGCGGTGGCGCGGATCGACCGTATCTTCGACATCGAACGCGCGATCTGCGGCAAGACCGCCGAAGGGCGGCTCGCCGTGCGTCAGGAACTCGTCACGCCCATCGTAACCGAGCTCGAACACTGGCTGCGCCAGCAGCGTGCGACGCTTGCCCGGCATAATCCGGTCGCGGTGGCGATCAACTACATGCTCAAGGACTGGCCCGCGTTCACCCGGTTCCTTGCCGATGGACGGATCTGCCTGACCAACAATGCCGCCGAACGAGCCTTGCGCGGTGTCGCCCTCGGCAGGAAGTCGTGGCTGTTCGCCGGCTCCGACCGCGGCGGACAGCGCGCTGCGTTCATGTACTCGCTCATCGTCACCGCCAAGCTCAACGATATCGACCCGCAAGCGTGGCTCGCCGATGTCCTCGCCCGCATCGCCGACCTCCCACAGCAGCGCCTCGCCGAACTGCTCCCGTGGAACTGGCGACCCGACACCTCAGACGTGCCGCTCGCTCAAGCCGCCTGA
- a CDS encoding GMC family oxidoreductase, with translation MMTNRFAANDPVDAVVIGTGAGGAPLLARLAAAGLKVVALEAGVHWSPAADFATDEEAQNKLFWMDERLSGGDDPLAFGKNNSGIGVGGSTLHYTAYVPRAQPDDFRLRTEFGVGADWPIDYDDLAPYYDEIEAFLGVSGPAHYPWGPPRATSYPLAPLPLNGAAQLMERACGTLGIRTSAAANAALSGSYFQPGVGWRPACSNRGFCQAGCSTGAKASMDVTYIPLALMHGAELRTECFVTSFERNRTGAVTGVVYTHRGAEHRQKCVHAFLCAGAIETPRLLMINDMANASGQLGKNFMAHTGMQVWGSFDDMIRPYKGIPGGLISEDTHRPADADFAGGYLLQSIGVMPLTYAGQIARGRGLWGEDLRRHMRGYNHVAGINILGDCLPHSGNEMVLSDELDARGLPKPLIRFTAGDNERRLTAHAERVMRQIWDAAGAHDVWSFDRFAHTIGTARMGDDRATSVVDADGRVHDVPGLTICDNSVFPSALAANPALTIMALSLRTADRFLSRNKRGDT, from the coding sequence ATCATGACCAATCGTTTTGCGGCCAACGACCCTGTCGATGCTGTCGTCATCGGAACGGGCGCAGGCGGCGCACCGCTGTTGGCCAGGCTAGCCGCCGCCGGGCTCAAGGTCGTGGCTCTCGAGGCTGGTGTCCACTGGTCACCCGCGGCCGACTTCGCGACCGACGAAGAGGCTCAAAACAAGCTTTTTTGGATGGACGAACGGTTGAGCGGCGGTGATGACCCGCTGGCTTTCGGCAAGAACAATTCGGGTATCGGCGTCGGCGGCTCGACGCTTCACTACACGGCATACGTGCCGCGCGCGCAGCCAGACGATTTTCGCCTCCGGACGGAATTCGGCGTCGGTGCGGACTGGCCGATCGACTACGACGACCTGGCCCCCTATTATGACGAGATTGAGGCTTTTCTCGGCGTTTCGGGCCCTGCGCATTATCCGTGGGGGCCGCCGCGCGCTACAAGCTACCCGCTCGCGCCGCTGCCGCTGAACGGTGCCGCCCAATTGATGGAGCGGGCGTGCGGCACCCTTGGTATCCGCACATCGGCGGCCGCCAACGCCGCGCTGTCGGGGTCGTATTTTCAGCCCGGCGTCGGATGGCGGCCTGCGTGTAGCAATCGCGGTTTCTGCCAGGCGGGCTGCTCAACCGGCGCCAAGGCGAGCATGGATGTCACGTATATCCCGCTTGCTCTGATGCACGGTGCCGAGTTGCGCACCGAGTGCTTCGTGACAAGTTTCGAACGTAATCGGACAGGTGCGGTAACCGGCGTGGTGTATACCCACAGGGGCGCCGAGCACCGCCAGAAATGCGTTCACGCCTTTCTGTGTGCAGGTGCAATCGAGACGCCACGGTTGTTGATGATCAATGACATGGCAAATGCCAGTGGCCAACTCGGCAAGAACTTCATGGCGCACACAGGCATGCAGGTTTGGGGATCGTTCGACGATATGATCCGCCCGTACAAGGGCATTCCCGGCGGCTTGATCTCGGAAGATACGCACCGTCCTGCCGACGCCGACTTCGCCGGAGGCTACTTGCTCCAATCGATCGGCGTCATGCCTCTGACCTATGCCGGCCAGATAGCGCGCGGTCGCGGATTATGGGGCGAGGATCTAAGGCGGCACATGCGCGGCTATAATCATGTCGCTGGCATCAACATTCTCGGCGATTGCCTGCCTCACAGCGGTAATGAAATGGTGCTTTCGGATGAACTCGACGCACGTGGCCTTCCTAAGCCGCTGATCCGTTTCACGGCTGGCGACAATGAACGCCGCCTTACCGCCCACGCCGAGCGTGTCATGCGGCAGATCTGGGACGCCGCGGGTGCGCACGACGTCTGGTCGTTCGACCGTTTCGCCCATACAATCGGCACCGCGCGAATGGGTGACGATCGCGCGACCTCGGTTGTCGACGCCGACGGTAGGGTCCACGACGTCCCCGGCCTGACAATCTGCGACAATTCGGTGTTCCCGAGTGCGCTCGCCGCGAATCCCGCGCTGACGATCATGGCGCTGTCGCTGCGAACTGCGGACCGCTTCCTGAGCCGGAACAAGCGTGGAGACACCTGA
- the tnpB gene encoding IS66 family insertion sequence element accessory protein TnpB (TnpB, as the term is used for proteins encoded by IS66 family insertion elements, is considered an accessory protein, since TnpC, encoded by a neighboring gene, is a DDE family transposase.), which yields MIPVPGGVRIWLATGHTDMRKGMHGLALQVQQGLRRDPHAGDLYIFRGRTGGLVKILWHDGLGTSLYAKRLDRGRFVWPSATDGVVAISASQMACMLEGIDWRNPQHTWRPSAAG from the coding sequence GTGATCCCGGTCCCGGGTGGCGTCCGGATCTGGCTCGCAACCGGTCACACCGATATGCGTAAAGGCATGCACGGGCTGGCGCTGCAGGTGCAGCAGGGGCTGCGCCGCGACCCGCACGCGGGCGACCTGTACATCTTCCGCGGACGCACCGGTGGCCTAGTGAAGATCCTGTGGCACGACGGCCTCGGCACGTCGCTTTATGCGAAGCGGCTCGACCGCGGTCGCTTCGTCTGGCCTTCCGCGACCGACGGTGTCGTCGCGATCTCGGCGTCGCAGATGGCGTGCATGTTGGAGGGCATCGACTGGCGTAACCCGCAGCATACATGGCGGCCAAGCGCTGCGGGATAG